The genomic stretch GGTCCCCGCGCAACCAGAGCGATCGCTGAGGATCCGAACTCGCCGCGGGCTCGCACCGAACGGCGTCGCGCCGCTCTGCTCGGCCGATTCAACGTCCTCCTGGCTCTCGTACTGCTCGCCGCCGGCGTCATGCTGGTTCGAGGTGTCCCGTGGTGAACGAGCGCACCATCGCGGGGTACCTGCACGCCGATCACCAGCGCTTGCGCCGTCTGCTCCACCGCGCGATGGCGGTAACGGATCTCGATCTGGCGGCATTCGCCGACTTCCGGCGCGGACTGCTGCGCCATATCGGTATCGAGGAGAAGCTGCTCCTACCGGCGGCGCGCAGGGCCCGGGGCGGCACCCCACTCGACCGAGCGCGCGAGCTCCGCATCGATCACGCCGCGATCACGTCCCTGCTCGTAGGGACTCCTGATCTGGCATTGTGCCGGGAGCTTGCATCGCTCCTGTCGGTTCACGACGCGAAGGAGGAAGGCAGCGGCGGCGTCTACGAGGAGTGCGAACATCTGTTGAGCGACGACGAGGTCGCGCTTCTTGCGGAGCGGGCCGCCGCCTTTCCCGAGGTCAAGGTGACACTCCACTTCGACGGACCGAAGGTGCATCGCACGGTTGAGAGCGCCCTGGCGTCCGCCTGTCGCATGCGTACGTCGAAGAAGGCGGGGGGAGGCAAGGAGTGACGGAATCGTCCACCGGCAGGCCCCGCTTGGTTCTCGTGAGGCACCCCCACCAACCCAGACATCCCGAGCGGGTCTGCTGGGGATGTGACCGCTACTGCCCGGCAACGGACATGGCATGCAGCAAAGAACGTACGCTGCATCCTGTTGAGCTCTTCGGCGCAGGATGGCGCAAGAATGACGACGGTGAGTCCGGGGACCGCGACGACGCCAGGGAGGGTCTCGCCCAGCGACCCCGGGTTCACGACTCGAGCGGTTGGGAAAGCGCCGCGAAGAGTCGCCTCGGGCCGGTCTCCCGGAGCGGGCGAACGGCGGCGATGCTGGTCGTGCCCGGTTGCGCTTCGCCTTCCATTGAGGTTCCGGTCTCGATCGGCGAGAGTGTCAGCGGGCGCGGATGTCGCGGTGGAGCTCGGGCACGGGTCCGACCCGACGCTGGAGAGAAGTTGAACGAAAGGTGCCGGTCCCGATGAAACCAGAAGTCGTCAGAGCAACCATCAGCGGGGTCGTCGCGACAGCGACCCTGGGTGGCCTGATCCTCGTCGGCTCGCGCAACCTCGCTCACTTCGACGCGGCGCTCGTCGCCTATACCTTCTCCATCCTCTTCGCCACATTCGGGCTGACGTACAGGTACACGATGTGGCTCTCGCGTCCGCCCACGGCGATGTACTGGCGGCGGGGATGGCAGGCCTTCTTCCGCCGCGGGTGGCGGCTGCGAAACATCCGCTTCTGGTTCTCGCGCATGAGCCTCGACGTGCTGGCGAACCGCTTCATCTTTCGGCGGGACCGTCTGCGTGGGCTCACGCACATGCTCATCATGTGGGGCTGCCTCATCGCCGTCGCCATCACCTTCCCGCTGGTCTTCGGCTGGCTTCACTTCCGCCCCGTCACAGGTGATCTCTCCCTGTACGAGGCGGTCGTCTTCGGCTTCCCGGCGTTTCGGTTTCCCCATGACTCGGCCGTCGCGTTCTTCCTTTTCCACGGCCTCGTGTGGGCGTCCTTTCTCGTCATCGCGGGCGTGATGCTGGCCGTCCGCCGCCGCCTGCGCGAGGAAGGAGCAGGCGCGGTGCAGCGCTTCGCCGAAGACTTCATGCCGCTCATCCTGCTGTTCGCGGTGAGCCTGACGGGGCTCATGCTCACGGCGAGCTACACCTGGATGAAGGGATACGGATTCACGTTCATCTCGTTGCTGCACGCCCTGACGGTCATCGCCACCTTCATCTGGCTCCCCTTCGGGAAGTTCTTCCACATCTTCCAGCGCCCCGCGCAGCTCGGAGTCGGCTTCTACCAGGACATCGGCCGAGCCGAAGAGAAGGCGCACTGCCGCCGCTGTGGACACGCCTTCACCTCCCGGATGCACGCGATGGATCTGATCAAGGTGGAGCAGGAGCTCGGCTACCGGTACGAGATCGAGGGCAGCGACGCCGAGCATTACCAGTGGATCTGCCCGCCCTGCCGGCGCGCTTCGTTCGCCACCGCGCAGGCGTTGTTATGGCAAGGCAGCCGCGGCGGCGAGCTTGCGCGGTCGGCCGCGCGACCGCTTCCGATGCCCGTCCATGTCAACCGCGGCGTTGGCGAAGGGCCACTGGGCGACGATGACGCGGAGAACTTTCATCCATGAGCCGATCAACCGAACCCAACGGCACGCCCGTGCCGGCGCTCGACCTCGACACGATTCGAGAGTTCGGCCCGTTCAAGGCCTACGCGACGGACATCCGAGTGGACTCCGGCGTCGAGCCGGACAAGCTCGTGAAGACCCACTGCTGCTTCTGCGGCCAGCAGTGTGGGCTGCAGCTCAAGGTGAAAGACAACACCATCATCGGCATCGAGCCCTGGTACGAGTTCCCCTTCAACCAGGGCATGCTCTGCCCGAAGGGCGTCAAGCGATACCTCCAGCAGGGGCATCCTGATCGCCTGCTCAGCGCGTACCAAAAGGACCCGAAGGCGGCGTCCGGGTTTCGCAAGTTGCCGTACCAAGACGCGATCAACCGCGTGGCGCAAGCCATCGAGCGCATCCAGGGTGAGCATGGACGCGACGCCTTCGCCATCCTGTCGGGGGCCAGCCTCACGACGGAGAAGACGTACCTGATGGGGAAGTTCGCCCACATGTGCCTGCGGACCGCCAACATCGACTACAACGGCCGCCTCTGCATGGTGAGCGCCGCGGCGGGCAACAAGAAGGCCTTCGGCATCGATCGGGCGGCCAACCCCTGGAGCGACATCCTCGGGGCCGAGGTCATCCTGGTCACCGGCGCGAACGTCGCCGAGTGCGCCCCGATCACGACGAACTACATCTGGCAGGCGCGCGAGCACGGGGCCAAGGTCATCGTCATCGACCCGCGCATCACGCCCATCGCTCGGACCTGCGATCTGTTCCTGCCGATCAAGCCAGGACGGGATGCCGCGCTCTTCAGCGGCATCCTGCAGCTCATGATCGACAACGACTGGCTCGATCACGACTTCATCGACCAGCACACGGTGGGCTTCGACACGGTCGCCGAGCAGGTGCGCGAGTGGACGCCCCGCAAGACGGCCGAGGTGACGGGGATCGCCGAGAAGACGATCCGACAGGCGGCCGAGATGTGGGGCACGGCGAAGACGAGCTTCTTGATG from Chrysiogenia bacterium encodes the following:
- a CDS encoding hemerythrin domain-containing protein — encoded protein: MVNERTIAGYLHADHQRLRRLLHRAMAVTDLDLAAFADFRRGLLRHIGIEEKLLLPAARRARGGTPLDRARELRIDHAAITSLLVGTPDLALCRELASLLSVHDAKEEGSGGVYEECEHLLSDDEVALLAERAAAFPEVKVTLHFDGPKVHRTVESALASACRMRTSKKAGGGKE
- a CDS encoding MFS transporter codes for the protein MKPEVVRATISGVVATATLGGLILVGSRNLAHFDAALVAYTFSILFATFGLTYRYTMWLSRPPTAMYWRRGWQAFFRRGWRLRNIRFWFSRMSLDVLANRFIFRRDRLRGLTHMLIMWGCLIAVAITFPLVFGWLHFRPVTGDLSLYEAVVFGFPAFRFPHDSAVAFFLFHGLVWASFLVIAGVMLAVRRRLREEGAGAVQRFAEDFMPLILLFAVSLTGLMLTASYTWMKGYGFTFISLLHALTVIATFIWLPFGKFFHIFQRPAQLGVGFYQDIGRAEEKAHCRRCGHAFTSRMHAMDLIKVEQELGYRYEIEGSDAEHYQWICPPCRRASFATAQALLWQGSRGGELARSAARPLPMPVHVNRGVGEGPLGDDDAENFHP
- a CDS encoding molybdopterin-dependent oxidoreductase; the protein is MSRSTEPNGTPVPALDLDTIREFGPFKAYATDIRVDSGVEPDKLVKTHCCFCGQQCGLQLKVKDNTIIGIEPWYEFPFNQGMLCPKGVKRYLQQGHPDRLLSAYQKDPKAASGFRKLPYQDAINRVAQAIERIQGEHGRDAFAILSGASLTTEKTYLMGKFAHMCLRTANIDYNGRLCMVSAAAGNKKAFGIDRAANPWSDILGAEVILVTGANVAECAPITTNYIWQAREHGAKVIVIDPRITPIARTCDLFLPIKPGRDAALFSGILQLMIDNDWLDHDFIDQHTVGFDTVAEQVREWTPRKTAEVTGIAEKTIRQAAEMWGTAKTSFLMHARGIEHHSHGVQNVLSAINIVLASGRIGRPGCGYATITGQANGQGGREHGQKCDQLPGGRDLGNPEHRAYVAGVWGMSPDDLPQPGVDAYEIMRKADSGEIKGLLSICFNPVVSLPDNNFVRRALSKLDFYVAIDFFMSETARYADVVLPGSLQEEDEGTVTQVEGRIVKINRAVDPPGEARQDWRIVQDIAKALGREEGLTFESPGEMFEELRQASKGGVADYSGVTYQRIEDNFGVFWPCPSETPAGVPAPGPQGTPRLFEPGSWNPVAAGSGPFYFADGKARFNPTPYEGPAEDVDAEYPTIL
- a CDS encoding DUF3079 domain-containing protein yields the protein MVLVRHPHQPRHPERVCWGCDRYCPATDMACSKERTLHPVELFGAGWRKNDDGESGDRDDAREGLAQRPRVHDSSGWESAAKSRLGPVSRSGRTAAMLVVPGCASPSIEVPVSIGESVSGRGCRGGARARVRPDAGEKLNERCRSR